A single genomic interval of Streptomyces showdoensis harbors:
- the pepN gene encoding aminopeptidase N codes for MPGENLSRDEAHERAELLSVDGYEVYLDLRSAVGESTEDVRTFRSVTTLRFRRTGAGDTTFVDLIAPAVDAVTLNGRALDPAVVFDGARIALDGLADENELVVDARCAYSRTGEGMHRFVDPEDGEVYLYTQYEPADARRVFATFEQPDLKAPFRFSVDAPEGWTVWSNGAGAQDAEGVWRFAETASISTYITCVVAGPYHYVTDSYTRSFADGTELEIPLGAMCRKGLAKHFDADDVFLVTKQGLDFFHDNFDFPYPFGKYDQAFVPEYNLGAMENPGMVTFREEYIYRGKVTQAAYERRANVILHEMAHMWFGDLVTMVWWDDLWLKESFADFMGSFSLAEATRFTNSWVTFANNRKAWAYRADQLPSTHPITADIRDLEDAKLNFDGITYAKGASVLKQLVAYAGRDAFLEGARVYFKRHAYGNTRLADLLTVLEETSGRDMKGWAKSWLQTSGVNSLTPAVTYDAEGRITELAVLQEGDELRPHRAAVGLYRLSGGELVRYARAEADITGVSTVVAELAGAEKPDLVLVNDDDLTYCKVRFDEGSLATLRAHLGDITDPLARALCWSALWNLTRDGLMPARDFVRIALEFAGRETDIGVLQMVHAWTRTAVTEYAAHDWRPEGGRLLAEAGLRELRQAEPGSEHQLTWARFLASVSSSDADLQLLEGLLDGSAVIDGLEVDQELRWSLLEPLTVHGRADEARIGAELARDDTATGKRHQARCLAGRPSAAVKAQAWAQVVESDALSNALVEATISGFTQPSQRELIAPYAEKYFAAIERIWAERSIQIGMDVVRGLFPALQDRAETLAATDAWLAAHASAAPALRRLVLESRDDLARALRAQECDGRAS; via the coding sequence GTGCCCGGTGAGAACCTGTCCCGCGACGAGGCCCATGAGCGGGCGGAGCTGCTGTCCGTCGACGGGTACGAGGTCTACCTCGACCTGCGGTCGGCGGTCGGCGAGTCCACGGAGGACGTGCGCACGTTCCGTTCCGTGACGACGCTGCGCTTCCGCCGCACCGGCGCGGGCGACACCACGTTCGTCGACCTGATCGCCCCCGCGGTCGACGCGGTCACCCTCAACGGGCGCGCGCTGGACCCGGCCGTCGTCTTCGACGGGGCCCGGATCGCGCTGGACGGCCTGGCCGACGAGAACGAGCTCGTGGTCGACGCCCGCTGCGCCTACAGCCGCACCGGCGAGGGCATGCACCGCTTCGTCGACCCCGAGGACGGCGAGGTCTACCTCTACACGCAGTACGAGCCGGCCGACGCCCGCCGGGTCTTCGCCACCTTCGAGCAGCCGGACCTCAAGGCGCCGTTCCGCTTCTCGGTGGACGCGCCCGAGGGCTGGACCGTGTGGTCCAACGGGGCGGGCGCGCAGGACGCCGAGGGGGTGTGGCGGTTCGCCGAGACGGCGTCCATCTCCACGTACATCACCTGTGTCGTGGCCGGCCCGTACCACTACGTGACGGACAGCTACACGCGGTCGTTCGCCGACGGCACCGAGCTGGAGATCCCGCTCGGCGCGATGTGCCGCAAGGGCCTCGCGAAGCACTTCGACGCGGACGACGTCTTCCTGGTCACCAAGCAGGGCCTCGACTTCTTCCACGACAACTTCGACTTCCCGTACCCCTTCGGGAAGTACGACCAGGCCTTCGTCCCCGAGTACAACCTCGGCGCGATGGAGAACCCGGGCATGGTGACCTTCCGCGAGGAGTACATCTACCGCGGCAAGGTGACCCAGGCGGCGTACGAGCGCCGGGCCAACGTGATCCTGCACGAGATGGCCCACATGTGGTTCGGCGACCTGGTCACCATGGTGTGGTGGGACGACCTGTGGCTGAAGGAGTCCTTCGCGGACTTCATGGGCTCGTTCTCGCTGGCCGAGGCGACCCGCTTCACCAACAGCTGGGTGACCTTCGCCAACAACCGCAAGGCCTGGGCGTACCGCGCCGACCAGCTGCCGTCCACCCACCCGATCACGGCCGACATCCGTGACCTGGAGGACGCCAAGCTGAACTTCGACGGCATCACCTACGCCAAGGGCGCCTCCGTCCTGAAGCAGCTCGTCGCGTACGCGGGCAGGGACGCGTTCCTGGAGGGCGCGCGCGTCTACTTCAAGCGCCACGCCTACGGCAACACGCGCCTCGCGGACCTGCTGACCGTCCTGGAGGAGACCTCCGGCCGGGACATGAAGGGCTGGGCCAAGTCCTGGCTGCAGACCTCCGGCGTCAACAGCCTCACCCCGGCCGTCACCTACGACGCCGAGGGCCGGATCACCGAGCTCGCCGTCCTCCAGGAGGGCGACGAGCTGCGCCCGCACCGCGCCGCCGTCGGCCTCTACCGGCTCTCCGGCGGGGAGCTCGTGCGGTACGCGCGGGCCGAGGCCGACATCACCGGCGTCTCCACCGTCGTGGCGGAGCTGGCCGGTGCCGAGAAGCCGGACCTGGTGCTGGTCAACGACGACGACCTCACCTACTGCAAGGTCCGCTTCGACGAGGGCTCGCTGGCCACCCTGCGCGCCCACCTCGGCGACATCACCGACCCGCTGGCCCGCGCCCTGTGCTGGTCGGCGCTGTGGAACCTGACCCGCGACGGACTGATGCCGGCCCGGGACTTCGTCCGGATCGCGCTCGAGTTCGCGGGCCGCGAGACCGACATCGGCGTGCTCCAGATGGTGCACGCGTGGACCCGGACCGCCGTCACCGAGTACGCGGCGCACGACTGGCGGCCCGAGGGCGGGCGGCTGCTCGCCGAGGCGGGGCTGCGCGAGCTGCGGCAGGCCGAGCCGGGCAGCGAGCACCAGCTGACCTGGGCGCGCTTCCTCGCCTCGGTGTCCTCCTCCGACGCCGACCTCCAGCTCCTGGAGGGCCTGCTCGACGGCAGCGCGGTGATCGACGGGCTGGAGGTCGACCAGGAGCTGCGCTGGTCCCTGCTGGAGCCGCTCACCGTGCACGGCCGCGCCGACGAGGCCCGGATCGGCGCGGAGCTGGCCCGCGACGACACGGCGACCGGCAAGCGCCACCAGGCGCGCTGTCTGGCCGGCCGGCCCTCGGCCGCGGTCAAGGCGCAGGCCTGGGCGCAGGTCGTCGAGTCGGACGCCCTGTCCAACGCCCTGGTGGAGGCGACCATCTCGGGCTTCACCCAGCCCTCGCAGCGCGAGCTGATCGCGCCCTACGCCGAGAAGTACTTCGCGGCGATCGAGCGGATCTGGGCGGAGCGCTCCATCCAGATCGGCATGGACGTGGTGCGGGGCCTGTTCCCGGCGCTCCAGGACCGCGCGGAGACGCTGGCGGCGACGGACGCGTGGCTCGCCGCGCACGCCTCGGCCGCCCCGGCGCTGCGCCGGCTCGTGCTGGAGTCGCGCGACGACCTGGCGCGGGCGCTGCGCGCGCAGGAGTGCGACGGGCGCGCGTCGTAG
- a CDS encoding HPP family protein encodes MTTAPAAEATPATAPAPAPARATAPARPRPRVLLASTAVSVTALLLLVAIGTLLHEPLLIPPLAASMALVAGAPDLPLAQPRSVVGGQLLSALTGFAVLAVTGPGPWGAAVAGGLALGVMSAARTPHSPAAATAVIVTLQNPPFWLFLGLLALAALVLVATGLAGARLTGRRYPSYWI; translated from the coding sequence ATGACCACCGCTCCGGCCGCCGAGGCCACCCCCGCCACCGCCCCGGCCCCCGCGCCCGCCCGCGCCACCGCCCCCGCCCGCCCCCGGCCCCGCGTGCTGCTCGCCTCCACCGCCGTCAGCGTCACCGCGCTGCTCCTGCTCGTCGCGATCGGGACCCTGCTCCACGAGCCGCTGCTCATCCCGCCGCTCGCCGCGAGCATGGCCCTGGTCGCGGGCGCGCCCGACCTGCCGCTCGCCCAGCCCCGCTCCGTCGTCGGCGGCCAGCTGCTCTCCGCCCTCACCGGCTTCGCCGTCCTCGCGGTCACCGGCCCGGGCCCGTGGGGCGCCGCCGTCGCCGGCGGCCTCGCCCTCGGGGTGATGTCCGCGGCCCGCACCCCGCACTCCCCGGCCGCGGCGACCGCGGTGATCGTGACCCTCCAGAACCCGCCGTTCTGGCTCTTCCTCGGGCTCCTCGCCCTCGCCGCCCTCGTCCTGGTCGCCACCGGCCTCGCCGGCGCGCGCCTCACCGGGCGGCGCTACCCCTCGTACTGGATCTGA
- a CDS encoding biotin transporter BioY encodes MSTAVAPVRSLRSGTVLADLIPASRARDIALVVGGAALTGLAAQLSVPVPGSPVPVSGQTFAALLVGTALGARRGFLSLGLYAVAGMVGMPWFAEGSSGWSMPSFGYILGMLLAATVVGALARRGADRSVLRTAGTMVLGSAIIYAVGVPYLALATGMTLGQAVTAGLVPFLIGDALKAALAMGALPTAWKLVGRKG; translated from the coding sequence ATGAGCACCGCCGTCGCCCCCGTCCGTTCCCTCCGCTCCGGAACGGTCCTCGCCGACCTGATCCCCGCCAGCCGCGCCCGCGACATCGCGCTGGTCGTCGGCGGCGCCGCGCTGACCGGCCTGGCCGCCCAGCTCTCCGTCCCGGTCCCCGGCTCCCCGGTCCCGGTCTCCGGCCAGACCTTCGCCGCCCTGCTCGTCGGCACCGCGCTCGGCGCCCGCCGCGGCTTCCTCTCGCTCGGCCTGTACGCCGTCGCCGGCATGGTGGGCATGCCCTGGTTCGCCGAGGGGAGCTCCGGCTGGTCCATGCCGTCCTTCGGCTACATCCTCGGCATGCTGCTCGCCGCCACCGTCGTCGGCGCCCTCGCCCGGCGCGGGGCCGACCGCTCGGTGCTGCGGACCGCGGGCACGATGGTGCTGGGCTCCGCGATCATCTACGCGGTCGGCGTGCCGTACCTGGCCCTGGCCACCGGCATGACCCTCGGCCAGGCCGTCACCGCCGGCCTTGTCCCCTTCCTCATCGGCGACGCGCTCAAGGCCGCCCTCGCGATGGGCGCCCTGCCCACCGCGTGGAAGCTGGTCGGCCGCAAGGGCTGA
- a CDS encoding NUDIX hydrolase, producing MQTELRVAAYAVCVRDGQILLARWVDREGVKRWTLPGGGMDHGELPVGAVVREVEEETGYLAEATALLGIDSIRRRRTRALGGAYDWQGLRIVYEVRVTGGELRNEEDGSTDLAAWHPLESVPSLTRVELVDIGLQLWRDRPPLGHSPLHDPANG from the coding sequence ATGCAGACCGAGTTGCGGGTGGCGGCCTACGCCGTGTGTGTGCGGGACGGGCAGATACTCCTGGCGCGCTGGGTGGACCGGGAGGGGGTGAAGCGGTGGACGCTGCCCGGCGGCGGGATGGACCACGGTGAGCTGCCGGTGGGGGCCGTCGTGCGGGAGGTCGAGGAGGAGACCGGCTACCTCGCCGAGGCGACCGCGCTGCTCGGGATCGACTCCATCCGGCGGCGGCGGACCCGTGCGCTCGGCGGGGCCTACGACTGGCAGGGGCTGCGGATCGTCTACGAGGTCCGGGTCACCGGCGGCGAGCTGCGCAACGAGGAGGACGGCTCCACCGACCTCGCCGCCTGGCATCCGCTGGAGTCCGTGCCCTCGCTCACCCGGGTCGAGCTCGTCGACATCGGCCTCCAGCTCTGGCGCGACCGGCCCCCGCTGGGGCACTCGCCGCTGCACGATCCGGCGAACGGCTGA
- a CDS encoding DsbA family protein translates to MSESRTTADFFFDPLCPWAWMTSRWMLEVEKVRPVDVRWKVMSLAVLNENRLDEVPAEYREMLETKAWGPVRVVIAAQQLHGDEVVGKLYTALGTRFHNEGEGPTREAIVGALTDVGLPEELADFADQDTYDTELRASHKEGIEKVGQDVGTPVIAVPGPDGDEVAFFGPVVTPTPRGEAAARLWDGTLLVAATPGFYEIKRTRTAAPSFE, encoded by the coding sequence ATGTCCGAGAGCAGGACCACCGCCGACTTCTTCTTCGACCCGCTGTGCCCGTGGGCCTGGATGACCTCCCGCTGGATGCTGGAGGTGGAGAAGGTGCGCCCGGTCGACGTGCGCTGGAAGGTCATGAGCCTGGCGGTCCTCAACGAGAACCGGCTCGACGAGGTGCCGGCGGAGTACCGCGAGATGCTGGAGACGAAGGCCTGGGGCCCGGTCCGCGTGGTGATCGCCGCCCAGCAGCTGCACGGCGACGAGGTCGTCGGCAAGCTCTACACGGCGCTCGGCACCCGCTTCCACAACGAGGGCGAGGGTCCGACCCGCGAGGCGATCGTCGGCGCCCTGACCGACGTCGGCCTGCCGGAGGAGCTGGCGGACTTCGCCGACCAGGACACCTACGACACCGAGCTGCGCGCCTCCCACAAGGAGGGCATAGAGAAGGTCGGCCAGGACGTCGGCACCCCGGTGATCGCGGTCCCCGGCCCGGACGGCGACGAGGTGGCCTTCTTCGGTCCGGTCGTCACCCCGACCCCGCGCGGCGAGGCCGCCGCCCGGCTCTGGGACGGCACGCTGCTGGTGGCGGCGACCCCCGGCTTCTACGAGATCAAGCGCACCCGGACGGCGGCGCCCAGCTTCGAGTAG
- a CDS encoding pyridoxamine 5'-phosphate oxidase family protein, whose translation MRAYHSGSLAVQTRVGVRDLAEHVGRSIAPGIRPVAAAFLEAQPMLVLGAAAPDGRVWASLLTGLPGFTRATGPHTLSVAGGIPSRDPLAQAVTEAGTPVGTIALDPRTRRRLRLNGTARPSARGLVVETEQVFSNCPKHLTRRALRGWAPIPGPGSGAVRRTGSLTPDQERLIRAADTFFVATAAPDGVDASHRGGPPGFVELVSPTELRWPDYPGNAMFLTLGNLEEDGRAGLLFLDWATGTTLQLSGVAHTEYGPEGRAVRFRLDAVAETEAASPLRWSAPEHSP comes from the coding sequence ATGCGCGCCTACCACTCCGGCTCCCTCGCCGTTCAGACCCGCGTCGGAGTCCGCGACCTCGCCGAGCACGTCGGCAGATCCATCGCCCCCGGCATCCGCCCCGTCGCCGCCGCCTTCCTGGAGGCCCAGCCGATGCTCGTGCTGGGCGCCGCCGCCCCGGACGGCCGGGTCTGGGCGAGCCTGCTCACCGGCCTCCCCGGCTTCACCCGGGCGACCGGCCCGCACACCCTCTCCGTCGCGGGCGGCATCCCCTCCCGCGACCCGCTCGCGCAGGCCGTCACCGAGGCCGGCACCCCCGTCGGGACGATCGCCCTCGACCCGCGCACCCGCCGCCGGCTCCGCCTCAACGGGACCGCGCGCCCCAGCGCCCGGGGCCTGGTCGTCGAGACGGAGCAGGTCTTCTCGAACTGCCCGAAGCACCTCACGCGGCGCGCGCTGCGCGGCTGGGCGCCGATTCCCGGCCCGGGCTCCGGCGCCGTCCGCCGCACCGGCTCCCTCACCCCGGACCAGGAACGCCTGATCCGCGCCGCCGACACCTTCTTCGTCGCCACCGCCGCCCCCGACGGCGTCGACGCCAGCCACCGCGGCGGCCCCCCCGGCTTCGTCGAGCTCGTCTCGCCCACCGAACTGCGCTGGCCCGACTACCCCGGCAACGCCATGTTCCTCACCCTCGGCAACCTGGAGGAGGACGGCCGCGCAGGACTCCTCTTCCTCGACTGGGCCACCGGCACCACCCTCCAGCTCTCCGGCGTCGCCCACACCGAGTACGGCCCCGAGGGCCGTGCGGTCCGCTTCCGCCTGGACGCGGTGGCGGAGACCGAAGCGGCCAGCCCCCTGCGCTGGTCGGCCCCCGAGCACTCCCCGTAG
- a CDS encoding superoxide dismutase, translated as MAIYTLPELPYDYAALEPVINPQIIELHHDKHHAAYVKGANDTLEQLEEAREKDAWGAINGLEKNLAFHLSGHILHSIYWNNMNSPKDGGGGEPLAADGVGDLADAITESFGSFAKFKAQLTKASATTQGSGWGVLAYEPISGRLIVEQVYDHQGNVGQGSVPVLVFDAWEHAFYLQYKNQKVDFIEAMWQVVNWQDVNKRYQAAKASIPLISF; from the coding sequence ATGGCCATCTACACCCTTCCGGAACTGCCGTACGACTACGCGGCCCTGGAGCCGGTGATCAACCCGCAGATCATCGAGCTGCACCACGACAAGCACCACGCCGCGTACGTGAAGGGTGCCAACGACACCCTGGAGCAGCTGGAAGAGGCTCGGGAGAAGGACGCCTGGGGCGCCATCAACGGCCTGGAGAAGAACCTGGCCTTCCACCTCTCCGGCCACATCCTCCACTCCATCTACTGGAACAACATGAACAGCCCGAAGGACGGTGGCGGCGGCGAGCCGCTGGCGGCCGACGGGGTCGGCGACCTCGCCGACGCGATCACCGAGTCCTTCGGTTCCTTCGCCAAGTTCAAGGCCCAGCTCACCAAGGCCTCGGCGACCACGCAGGGCTCCGGCTGGGGTGTCCTCGCCTACGAGCCGATCAGCGGCCGCCTGATCGTCGAGCAGGTCTACGACCACCAGGGCAACGTCGGCCAGGGCTCGGTCCCGGTCCTCGTGTTCGACGCCTGGGAGCACGCCTTCTACCTGCAGTACAAGAACCAGAAGGTCGACTTCATCGAGGCCATGTGGCAGGTCGTCAACTGGCAGGACGTGAACAAGCGCTACCAGGCCGCCAAGGCGAGCATCCCGCTGATCTCGTTCTGA
- a CDS encoding amino acid permease, giving the protein MHDAPTSGPEPLAPGPEPLTHALKQRHLTMLGLGGVIGAGLFVGSGAGIAVAGPGIVVSYLIAGALAMLVMRMLGEMSAAMPASGSFSVHAERALGRWAGFSAGWLYWFLLVVVLAVEATGAARIAHGWVPGVPQWGWVLAFMVLFTATNLAAVKNFGEFEFWFAALKVGAIVLFLVLGTLAILGRLPDTDPVGLANLTGQGGFLPNGWAGVVSGVLAVVFAFGGLEVVTIAAAESDDPARNVARAVRSAVWRILFFYVGSMLVIVTLLPWTSMEPGESPYVAVLDSIGVPGAGQIMNVVVFVALLSALNANLYGSSRMVFSLAERGEAPKGLLRVSGGGVPRRAVLASVAFGFVSVLLNLKWPDSVFLYMLNAVGAVLLFVWALIAVSQLRLRRRIEREAPETLTLRMWGFPWLTWTALAAMAAVLVLMLTDDGARPQVLWSGGATALVLGVAGVRELRTKRR; this is encoded by the coding sequence ATGCACGACGCCCCCACCTCCGGACCGGAGCCGCTGGCCCCCGGACCGGAGCCCCTCACGCACGCACTGAAGCAGCGTCACCTGACCATGCTGGGGCTCGGCGGGGTGATCGGCGCCGGGCTCTTCGTGGGCTCCGGCGCGGGCATCGCGGTCGCCGGCCCCGGCATCGTCGTGTCGTACCTGATCGCCGGCGCGCTGGCGATGCTGGTCATGCGGATGCTGGGCGAGATGTCGGCGGCGATGCCGGCCTCGGGCTCCTTCTCGGTGCACGCCGAGCGGGCGCTGGGCCGCTGGGCGGGCTTCTCGGCGGGCTGGCTCTACTGGTTCCTGCTGGTGGTGGTGCTCGCGGTGGAGGCGACGGGTGCGGCCCGGATCGCGCACGGCTGGGTGCCGGGGGTCCCGCAGTGGGGCTGGGTGCTGGCCTTCATGGTGCTGTTCACCGCGACGAACCTGGCGGCGGTGAAGAACTTCGGCGAGTTCGAGTTCTGGTTCGCCGCGCTCAAGGTCGGCGCGATCGTGCTCTTCCTGGTGCTGGGCACGCTGGCGATCCTCGGCCGGCTGCCGGACACCGACCCGGTGGGGCTCGCCAACCTGACCGGTCAGGGCGGCTTCCTGCCCAACGGCTGGGCGGGGGTGGTCTCCGGGGTGCTGGCCGTGGTCTTCGCCTTCGGCGGCCTGGAGGTCGTGACGATCGCGGCGGCCGAGTCGGACGACCCGGCGCGCAACGTGGCGCGGGCGGTGCGCAGCGCGGTGTGGCGGATCCTCTTCTTCTACGTGGGTTCGATGCTGGTGATCGTGACCCTGCTGCCGTGGACCTCGATGGAGCCGGGGGAGTCGCCGTACGTGGCGGTGCTGGACTCGATCGGGGTGCCGGGGGCCGGGCAGATCATGAACGTGGTGGTGTTCGTGGCGCTGCTCTCGGCGCTCAACGCCAACCTCTACGGCTCCTCGCGGATGGTGTTCTCGCTGGCCGAGCGCGGGGAGGCGCCGAAGGGGCTGCTGCGGGTGTCCGGCGGAGGGGTGCCGCGGCGGGCGGTGCTGGCCTCGGTGGCCTTCGGCTTCGTCTCCGTGCTGCTCAATCTGAAGTGGCCGGATTCCGTGTTCCTCTACATGCTCAACGCGGTCGGCGCGGTGCTGCTCTTCGTGTGGGCGCTGATCGCGGTCTCGCAGCTGCGGCTGCGGCGCCGGATCGAGCGGGAGGCGCCCGAGACGCTGACGCTGCGGATGTGGGGCTTCCCCTGGCTGACCTGGACGGCGCTGGCGGCGATGGCCGCGGTGCTGGTGCTGATGCTGACCGACGACGGGGCCCGGCCGCAGGTGCTGTGGTCCGGCGGGGCGACCGCGCTGGTCCTGGGGGTGGCGGGGGTGCGCGAGCTGCGCACGAAGCGGAGGTGA
- a CDS encoding amino acid permease: MSRTPAPAPADRKDAATSATAPAGGLTHGLKQRHLSMIALGGVIGAGLFVGSGAGIAAAGPSIVLAYAISGVLVMLVMRMLGEMSAANPASGSFSVHAERALGPWAGFTAGWAFWFLLCVAVGLEGIGAAKIMTGWFPGTPEWAWVALFMLVFCGTNLAAVKNFGEFEFWFAALKVGAIVLFLGIGVLAITGVLPGTDAPGTTNLTGDGGFFPNGSEGLIVGLLASVFAYGGLETVTIAAAESEHPVQGVAKAVRTAMWRIALFYIGSMAVIVTLVPWGDKAVVEKGPYVATLDHLGIPAAGQIMNVVVLVALLSAMNANVYGASRMACSLVARGQGPKALGRTFGGVPRPAVLVSSVFGFGCVLLSYWRPDDVFIWLLNTIGAIILVVWFFIAASQLVLRRRTEREAPEKLVVKMWGFPVLTWVALAGMAAIFFLMAREEGTRVQLYATGALTLLLAAVGFALQKARAARGTAVEEA, translated from the coding sequence ATGTCTCGGACTCCCGCGCCCGCGCCGGCCGACCGCAAGGACGCCGCCACCAGCGCCACCGCCCCTGCCGGGGGCCTCACGCACGGCCTCAAGCAGCGCCATCTGTCGATGATCGCCCTCGGCGGCGTGATCGGCGCCGGGCTCTTCGTCGGCTCCGGCGCCGGCATCGCCGCCGCCGGTCCCTCGATCGTCCTCGCGTACGCGATCTCCGGTGTGCTCGTCATGCTCGTGATGCGCATGCTGGGCGAGATGTCGGCGGCGAACCCGGCCTCCGGCTCCTTCTCCGTCCACGCCGAGCGCGCGCTCGGCCCCTGGGCCGGCTTCACCGCGGGCTGGGCCTTCTGGTTCCTGCTCTGCGTGGCCGTCGGCCTGGAGGGCATCGGCGCGGCGAAGATCATGACCGGCTGGTTCCCCGGCACCCCGGAGTGGGCCTGGGTGGCCCTGTTCATGCTGGTCTTCTGCGGCACCAACCTGGCGGCGGTGAAGAACTTCGGCGAGTTCGAGTTCTGGTTCGCCGCGCTCAAGGTCGGCGCGATCGTCCTCTTCCTCGGCATCGGCGTGCTCGCCATCACCGGCGTCCTGCCGGGCACCGACGCCCCGGGCACCACCAACCTCACCGGCGACGGCGGCTTCTTCCCGAACGGCTCCGAGGGCCTCATCGTCGGCCTGCTGGCCTCCGTCTTCGCGTACGGCGGTCTGGAGACCGTCACCATCGCCGCGGCCGAGTCGGAGCACCCCGTGCAGGGCGTCGCCAAGGCGGTCCGTACGGCGATGTGGCGGATCGCGCTCTTCTACATCGGTTCGATGGCCGTCATCGTCACCCTCGTCCCGTGGGGCGACAAGGCCGTCGTCGAGAAGGGCCCGTACGTGGCCACCCTCGACCACCTGGGCATCCCGGCGGCCGGCCAGATCATGAACGTGGTCGTCCTGGTCGCGCTGCTCTCGGCGATGAACGCCAACGTGTACGGCGCCTCCCGCATGGCCTGCTCGCTGGTCGCCCGCGGCCAGGGCCCGAAGGCGCTCGGCCGGACCTTCGGCGGCGTGCCGCGCCCGGCGGTGCTGGTCTCCTCCGTCTTCGGCTTCGGCTGCGTGCTGCTCAGCTACTGGCGCCCGGACGACGTCTTCATCTGGCTGCTCAACACCATCGGCGCGATCATCCTGGTCGTCTGGTTCTTCATCGCCGCCTCCCAGCTGGTGCTGCGCCGCCGCACCGAGCGCGAGGCGCCCGAGAAGCTGGTCGTGAAGATGTGGGGCTTCCCGGTGCTGACCTGGGTGGCGCTGGCCGGCATGGCCGCCATCTTCTTCCTGATGGCCCGCGAGGAGGGCACCCGGGTCCAGCTCTACGCGACCGGCGCCCTGACCCTGCTGCTCGCGGCGGTGGGCTTCGCGCTCCAGAAGGCGCGCGCCGCGCGCGGGACGGCGGTCGAGGAGGCCTGA
- a CDS encoding serine hydrolase domain-containing protein: MSAARTARTVLAATLVAGLAATALAAPAVAAAPPKPSHAATQQALDAAVAAGVPGAVAQARDGKGRWTGTAGERKGNDRFRVGSITKTFTATVLLQLQAEGRIDLDDPVEKWLPGVVSGHGHDGRGITVRQLLNHTSGIYSYTSDPAFQERVFGAGFLQHRYDTWTPKQLVDVAMAHEPDFAPGTSWNYSNTNFVLAGMVIEKVTGRSYAKAVENRIVKPLKLRATSVPGTDSRMPRPHSGAYSKLASDASGPTYDVTALNPSIAGAAGEMISDSNDLQTFYRALLKGRLLPAAELKEMTDTVRVTPELGYGLGLMQQKLSCGKEVWGHGGGIHGSSSQAVVTRDGEHSLAGNLNADWTGDSQALIEAEFCGTVPKK; encoded by the coding sequence ATGTCAGCCGCACGCACCGCCCGTACCGTCCTGGCCGCCACCCTCGTGGCCGGCCTCGCCGCCACCGCCCTCGCCGCGCCCGCCGTCGCCGCCGCGCCTCCGAAGCCCTCGCACGCCGCCACCCAGCAGGCGCTGGACGCGGCGGTGGCGGCGGGCGTGCCCGGCGCCGTCGCCCAGGCCCGGGACGGCAAGGGCCGCTGGACCGGCACCGCCGGCGAGCGCAAGGGGAACGACCGCTTCAGGGTCGGCTCCATCACCAAGACCTTCACCGCGACCGTCCTGCTCCAGCTGCAGGCCGAGGGGCGGATCGACCTCGACGACCCGGTGGAGAAGTGGTTGCCCGGGGTCGTCAGCGGCCACGGGCACGACGGGCGCGGGATCACCGTCCGGCAGCTGCTCAACCACACCAGCGGCATCTACAGCTACACGAGCGACCCGGCCTTCCAGGAGCGCGTGTTCGGGGCCGGGTTCCTCCAGCACCGCTACGACACCTGGACCCCGAAGCAGCTCGTCGACGTCGCCATGGCCCACGAGCCCGACTTCGCCCCCGGCACCTCCTGGAACTACTCCAACACCAACTTCGTCCTGGCCGGCATGGTGATCGAGAAGGTCACCGGCCGCTCCTACGCCAAGGCGGTCGAGAACAGGATCGTCAAGCCGCTCAAGCTGCGCGCCACCAGCGTCCCCGGCACCGACTCCCGGATGCCGAGGCCGCACTCCGGCGCGTACTCGAAGCTCGCGTCCGACGCGAGCGGACCGACCTACGACGTGACCGCGCTCAACCCGAGCATCGCGGGCGCGGCGGGGGAGATGATCTCCGACTCCAACGACCTGCAGACCTTCTACCGGGCCCTGCTCAAGGGCCGGCTGCTGCCGGCGGCCGAGCTGAAGGAGATGACGGACACCGTCCGGGTCACGCCCGAACTGGGCTACGGACTCGGGCTCATGCAGCAGAAGCTCAGCTGCGGCAAGGAGGTGTGGGGCCACGGCGGCGGCATCCACGGCTCCAGCTCCCAGGCGGTCGTCACCCGGGACGGCGAGCACTCCCTCGCCGGGAACCTCAACGCGGACTGGACGGGCGACAGCCAGGCGCTGATCGAGGCCGAGTTCTGCGGGACGGTCCCGAAGAAGTAG